Proteins co-encoded in one Cynocephalus volans isolate mCynVol1 chromosome 11, mCynVol1.pri, whole genome shotgun sequence genomic window:
- the TMEM43 gene encoding transmembrane protein 43, whose product MAANYSSTGTRREHIKITPDPQPGFLERLSETWGGMFMGLVTFLFSFYIIFTNEGRALKTATSLAEGLSLVVSPNSIHSVAPENEGKLVHIIGALRTSKLLSDPNYGVHLPAVKLRRHVEMYQWVETEESREYTEDGQVKKETRYSYNTEWRSEIVNSKNFDREIGHKNPSAMAVESFTATAPFVQIGRFFLSAGLIDKIDNFKPLSLSKLEDPHVDIIRRGDFFYHSENPKYPEVGDLRISFSYAGLSGDDPDLGLAHMVTVVARQRGDQLVPYSTKSGDTLLILHHGDLSAEEVFRREQKSNSMKTWGLRAAGWMAMFMGLNLMTRILYTLVDWFPVFRDLVNIGLKAFAFCVATSLTLLTVAAGWLFYRPLWALLIACLALVPIIIARTRVSAKKLE is encoded by the exons tattctAGTACAGGTACCAGGAGAGAACACATCAAAATTACACCTGACCCTCAGCCAGGCTTCCTGGAACGGCTGAGCGAGACCTGGGGCGGGATGTTTATGGGGCTCGTGACCTTCCTGTTCTCCTTCTACATAATTTTCACCAATGAG GGCCGTGCATTGAAGACAGCAACCTCACTGGCCGAAGGGCTCTCGCTTGTGGTGTCCCCCAACAGCATCCACAGCGTGGCTCCAGAGAATGAAGGGAAGCTGGTACACATCATCGGGGCCCTGCGGACGTCCAAG CTCTTGTCTGATCCAAACTATGGGGTACATCTTCCGGCTGTGAAGCTGCGGAGGCACGTGGAGATGTACCAGTGGGTAGAAACAGAAGAGTCCAG GGAGTACACCGAGGATGGGCAGGTGAAGAAGGAGACGAGGTACTCCTACA ACACTGAATGGAGGTCAGAAATCGTCAACAGCAAAAACTTCGACCGAGAAATTGGCCACAAAAACCCCAG TGCGATGGCAGTTGAGTCATTCACGGCAACAGCCCCCTTTGTCCAAATTGGCAGGTTTTTCCTCTCAGCAG GCCTCATCGACAAGATTGACAACTTCAAGCCACTGAGCCTGTCCAAGCTGGAGGACCCCCACGTGGACATCATTCGCCGGGGGGACTTTTTCTACCACAGTGAGAATCCCAAGTATCCAGAG gtcgGAGACCTGCGCATCTCCTTTTCCTATGCGGGACTTAGCGGCGATGACCCCGACCTGGGCCTGGCTCACATG GTCACTGTGGTTGCCCGGCAGCGGGGTGACCAGCTAGTCCCGTATTCAACCAAGTCTGGGGACACCTTGCTGATCCTGCACCATGGGGACCTCTCAGCAGAG GAGGTGTTTCGAAGAGAACAGAAGAGCAACTCCATGAAGacctggggcctgcgggctgcCGGCTGGATGGCCATGTTTATGGGCCTCAACCTCATGACGCGGATCCTCTATACCCTGG TGGACTGGTTTCCTGTCTTCCGAGACCTGGTCAACATTGGCCTGAAAGCCTTTGCCTTCTGTGTGGCCACCTCGCTGACCCTGCTGACTGTGGCTGCTGGCTGGCTCTTCTACCGGCCCCTGTGGGCCCTGCTCATTGCCTGCCTGGCCTTGGTGCCCATCATCATTGCTCGGACACGAGTGTCAGCCAAAAAGCTGGAGTGA